GCCTCGACCACCTTCTGCCGCGCCCGGAGGCCCTTTGAGGCCAGCAGCAACCGGGCCTGGGCCACGGTCAGGTTGGCGCCATCGGATAGCCGGGCCAGGCAGTCCCGCAGGGCTATGGGATCGTCGATGCGGCGCATAAGACCTCCTCCTCCAGGCCGTAGAAGGCCCGCATCGCCTTTCGCTCCTCCTCGGCCCACTGAGCCTTTTGCCGCTCGGCCACCTCTTCGCCCGTGAGGAGCCGGGTATGGCGCTCCCAGAGAGCGTCTTCTTCTTTCCCTGCGGCGTCCCACCAGCCCTCTTTCGTCCGCCGGACCTTGACGGTCCCGTCTCGCCGCACCCGGTAGACCCACTCGATGTCCGCGTACCATTCCCCGCTGAGGCCGTAGCCGGTGGTCTCGGGGTGGCGGTAGCGCTCTCCCAGGATCGGGTGGGCTTTCATCGCCTGGCGGTGGCGCTCCTCGGCCAGGCCGAAGGCCATCACCAGCCGGGCCAGCAGGTACTCGGGGTCCCAACCCCGCCGCTTGAGGAAAGCCTCCACGCAGGGCTCGAGAACCGGCAGGACCCCTGCGGGGTAGCCGTCGCAGTGCTTGTACAGCTTGATGGCCTCGAGGTCTTCTATCACGATCTGCGCTCTCGTGCTCATATGCCTCCTTTGGAAAGAGAAAAGGGGCTTGCGCCCCCTGGTTCTTGCCCCCGTCCCCAATCCGGGGTATCCGGGGGGGCAAGATAACTACTGCCCTTTCAGCTCCTTTCCTATCTCCCAGCGACCCCCGCACTCCGGGCAGAACTCGAGCCAGCCGGTGGGGTGGATGGCAAAGCCGCACCCCTCGCAGCACCACACCACCCCCCGCACACGCTCGCGCTCGGCACGGATGGCGCAGCGCAGCTCGAAGAGGGCGTCGTCGAGCCGCGCCCGCTCACGGGCGTCGCTGGCCCGGCGCAGCCGTGCCCGGAGGATCTCGCGCTGTTCGTAGAGCCGCTGCAGGGGGGTCTGGGGGATCACGCTCGCCATAGCCGCCTCCTTCGGCCGGGCGCGCGGGTGCAGGCCTGTCCCGACACCCCGGCCGGTCCCCGCAGTGGGGCGCTCGCGCCCCCTGGCCCCTCTGCGGTCCGGGATGATCCCTTCGGAAACCCTTTCAGCTTCCCGTCCGGCGACCCCAGCACTCCAGTACAGCCCCGGTCTCCAGTCCGCCCGGGCGACTCCCCGGAAGCACCAGGGCAGCGGCCAGCGTGGCCTAACCCCACGGGCTTGTTGAGGGGGCCAGTTGAGGCCTCGGACGTCGTTTGGCTTGTGAAGGTGTTTGCCCTTGACGATTTGCGGGAGCTTCATCCCCTCGCCCTCGACGCACCCCGTCTAACCATTAACCGGATTCGATCTGTATATCCTGGACCGGTAGACGGATTTCACGGCATGAGGTGGGTGGATGGTCTTCAGCGACAACGACACGCTACGGCTTCACGGCGAGGCCCTCTGTGCCTCGTCCCCCCTTCCGGGGGCAGCCCACCTGGTGCTTGACGCCCCCTGGGGATACGCCCTGCATACGCTGCCGCACCTGCCCCGCCCGGTGTTGGTGGTCACCGGGGTGAACTCAGCCCCCTACCTGCGTGACCTGGTGGACCTCAGGCCACAGGGGGTGATCGCCCGTCCTGTGGGCCCCCAGGAGGTGCTGGCTGCCCTGGGGCGGGTGGCCGAAGGGGAGTGCTTCTACGAGGGTCCTGTGCTGGAAGACGGACTGCTGCCCTGTGAGCGGGCGGTGCTGCGGCGTCTGGCCTTCGGGCTGGAGAACGCGGAGATCGCCCGCGAGCTCGGGGTGAGCCGCCGCACGGTGGAGAACCGCGTGGGGGCTCTGCGGGAGAAGCTCGGCCTGAGGGGCGGGTAGAGCTGGCCCTCTACTACCTTGGCATGCACCCCCGGCTGTGGGCCGGAAGGGGGGTCATGCCCGCAGTGCCAGCCTCGAGTCGGCCGGCCCCCTGCTGTGGGGGGCCGGCCGGTACCGCCGGGTTTTAGCGCTCACGCCGCTTGCGCTCGAGGTACTCCTCTTCGGCGGCCCTGGCCTCCGCCGAGCCCCGCGGCACGGCGCGCCAGGGAATTTCCCGGCTCACCAGGGCGCGGGAGAAGCCCAGGCGGGCGAGCAGCCACCGAATCAGCGCGGGCATGGCATCCTCTTCGACCTACAGTGTACCGCGGGCGGGTGACCCGGTGGTTGCGCTGCTGCTCCCCGGTGTCGTGGTTTCTTCTACCACTCCGGGGGCAGCTCGGGGCCCTCGAAGTCCTCCCACTCCTTGGCCTCGAGCCAGTCCGGGTCGTCGGAGGGCGTCTCGAGTCCCTGCGGGGGGAAGAGGGGCACGGCGGGGTCGTCCAGCCGGGGGACGTCGAAGCGGCAGCCCCACACCTCCACGTACTCCCCGTCCCCCGCCCACACGAAGAGGTGGGGCCACTCGGAGGCTTCCTCCTCCAGGCCGAGGCTCTCCAGCACCGCCCGGCGGTCCTGCGAGTCGCTCACGAGCAGGTAGCGCCCGTCCTCGAGGTCGCCCACCCGCACCCCCTCCTCCCACGGCCGGAGGAGCTCCAGGTCTTCGGGGGCGCAGTACCAGACCCTCCCCCCGTGGCGGAAGGCCCAGCTGCCCTCCTCGAGTTCCGAGGGGTGGGGGAGGGGCCAGGCTTCTCCCAGGCTGCCCGATAGGGGGTCGCTTCCCTGTTCTCTTTTCCAGCGGGCTACGTGGCTCACGTTTACCTCCTGCACGAAGGACAGGGGGCGGTTGCCCGCCCCCTGGTTCTAGGCCGCTTCCGCCCGGGCTGGCCGGGCCCCCTCGAGGGCCACCAGCATCTCCCTGGCGGTCTGGCTGATCCGCTCGAGCGAACGTTCCAGGTCTTCCACCGTGCCCTGCCAGTGCAGGATGTAGTCGCGGCTGCCCTCCATCCCTAGCCCGAGGTGCCGCCCCACCGCGTAGGCGGTGGCCTCGGCCTCGAGCTCCTTCACCGTCACCGGCGGTTCCACTCCCCCGTAGTGCAGCAGGACGTGCGCCCACTCGTGCAGCAGGGTCTCGGCTTTTGCGGTGGGGGAGAGCATCGCGGAGATGACGATCCGCTTGCCGTTGGTGTAGCCCATCGCGCCGCCGGTCAGCCGCTCCTCCACCGGCACCGGGCACCTCGAGCAGAGCCGGCCGTAAACTTCCGCCCTTTCGGGCGTGTCCTGCGGGGACTCGAGGGGCTTCCCCTCGGTCTGAGCGATGTCGAAGACGTAGGCGGTGTGGAAGCCCACCAGCCGCCGTTCTTCCCGCACCTCGCCGGTCCCCTCGTCCAGAACCTCCACCTTCTTGAGGGTGGGAGCCAGGATCGCGATGGCCCGCTCCCCCTTCTTCACCCGCCGCCCCAGTTCGTTCCAGCGCTTGATCCCGGCCACCAGCGTGGCGTCGGGCCGCTGCTGGAGGATCAGGGCCACGTTGCGGGCGCTGTACTGGTGGAAGCGGCCCATCCCCTCCAGGAAGGAGAGGAAGTCCCCGGTGTGCCCCTCCCGAAGCCCCCTCTCGAGTTCTTCGAGCCAGCCCTTGACCTTCTCCATGAGCGCGTCGGCTTTCATACTGGCCTCCTCGCCCAAAGAAGAGGGGGCGGCTCCTGCCGCCCCCTGGTGCTCTCGAAGGTTTCAGAAAGGCAGCCTGCGCACCCTGACCCGTCGGTCCTCGACCACCACCATGGCCCCGGCCTCGAGTTCTCCTTCCAGGCCGCGCAGGATTTGCAGAAGCCGTGGCCCCACCCCTTGGGGCCGCAGGTCGCCTGTGCGCAGCAACACCACGCTGGGGCGGTGACTCCTGGCCAGGGCCAGCAGGGTGCCCATGTCCTGGTCGTGGGTCAGCAGCACATACCCGCCTTCCGCTGCGGCCTCCAGGAGCACCTCGTCCCTGGCCGTCAGCGCTCCTATGGCCGACCAGTGCACCGCTTCCACACCATGGTCCTGAAAAAACCCCACCCACTTGGGGGTGAGGTTGACGTCGATCAGCAGCCTCAGACCGCCACCTCCCGCTCGTCGGCGAGGTAGGCCGCGTACTCCAGCGCAGCGTCGATGTCCTCGCGCTCGAGGTAGGGATAGTCCCGCAGGATCTCCTCCGGGGTCTGGTGACGCAGCAGCGTGAGGATAGTTCCCACCGTGATCCGCATCCCCCGGATGCAGGGCCTGCCCCCCATGACCTGGGGGTCGAAGGTGATCCGCTCGCGCCAGTCCATAGCTCCATCCTACACGCCTAGGCCGCCACCGCCTGCCAGCCCAGCAGGGCCAGGGCCACAATCGGCACCAGCCAGTAGCTGTCCCCATACCCCTCGAGCATCCGCCTCGCCCCGTCGATCTCCGCCTCTCCAACCCCCTCCTCTCTGAGGATGAGGATGGCCTCTCGGCTGGCCTCCCGCTCCTCAGGGATCACCAGGAGCCCCGCCCCGTAGGCCAGGGCCAGCACTCCGATGGCCGCCGGGTTGAGCAGGAAGGCCAGGGTCAGGCCGCTGCCGAAGAGCATCCAGCGCACCACCATCACCCGGCTCGCCAGCCGGGCCGTGCGCTCCCCCCGCGCCAGCCGCAAGGCGTGGGCCGCCTCGTGCGCGGCCAAGGCCACGTCCCGCACGGCCCGGCCCTCCATGACCCCCCGCCGCAAGAAAACCGTGCCGTAGAGGGGAGAGAAGCCATCGCTCCGCCCTGCCCGCACCGGAATCCCCCGCTTGCGTACCAGATAGCCCCCGGAGAAGGGAAGCACCGCCCCGGCCTCCCGCTCGAGGGCCTTCCGCCGGTGGGTGTGGTGAGCCAGCAGCCCGAGGGCCAGCACGGCCCAGAGGTAGAAGAGCATCTGTGTATCCATACCCGACATCCTTGCAGGACGAAAAAAGGGGGGCCGTAGCCCCCCTTCCCATGTACGCCAGCTTTGACCCCGCTCAGAACGCCAGGTCGTCCGTGCTCTCACCCCCCTCCTTCGGCTCCTCCGCCAGGATCACCACCGCCTTGCCGCTCACGGGGTGGGCGTTGAAGAGCACGGTCAGGCCCTTCTTGTTGGGGATGGCGGTGCCGACGCGGGTCCAG
The window above is part of the Calidithermus timidus DSM 17022 genome. Proteins encoded here:
- a CDS encoding helix-turn-helix transcriptional regulator — protein: MVFSDNDTLRLHGEALCASSPLPGAAHLVLDAPWGYALHTLPHLPRPVLVVTGVNSAPYLRDLVDLRPQGVIARPVGPQEVLAALGRVAEGECFYEGPVLEDGLLPCERAVLRRLAFGLENAEIARELGVSRRTVENRVGALREKLGLRGG
- a CDS encoding ArdC-like ssDNA-binding domain-containing protein, coding for MKADALMEKVKGWLEELERGLREGHTGDFLSFLEGMGRFHQYSARNVALILQQRPDATLVAGIKRWNELGRRVKKGERAIAILAPTLKKVEVLDEGTGEVREERRLVGFHTAYVFDIAQTEGKPLESPQDTPERAEVYGRLCSRCPVPVEERLTGGAMGYTNGKRIVISAMLSPTAKAETLLHEWAHVLLHYGGVEPPVTVKELEAEATAYAVGRHLGLGMEGSRDYILHWQGTVEDLERSLERISQTAREMLVALEGARPARAEAA
- a CDS encoding DUF5615 family PIN-like protein encodes the protein MRLLIDVNLTPKWVGFFQDHGVEAVHWSAIGALTARDEVLLEAAAEGGYVLLTHDQDMGTLLALARSHRPSVVLLRTGDLRPQGVGPRLLQILRGLEGELEAGAMVVVEDRRVRVRRLPF
- a CDS encoding DUF433 domain-containing protein: MDWRERITFDPQVMGGRPCIRGMRITVGTILTLLRHQTPEEILRDYPYLEREDIDAALEYAAYLADEREVAV
- a CDS encoding zinc metallopeptidase — its product is MDTQMLFYLWAVLALGLLAHHTHRRKALEREAGAVLPFSGGYLVRKRGIPVRAGRSDGFSPLYGTVFLRRGVMEGRAVRDVALAAHEAAHALRLARGERTARLASRVMVVRWMLFGSGLTLAFLLNPAAIGVLALAYGAGLLVIPEEREASREAILILREEGVGEAEIDGARRMLEGYGDSYWLVPIVALALLGWQAVAA